The bacterium genome contains the following window.
TATGTCCGTGCCTGCCTGACCGTCGTCGTCGCAAGCACTCGAAAAAACGAGGACCGCGTTGAGAGCCAGAGTGGTTAGAACCGGGCAAACCCCATCTCTATGTGTCATCGGTACTATCCGGAGCAACGTCGGCATCGCTGAGGTCTGCTCCTTCTCCATCGGGCACCTGTGCGTCGTCATTTGAATCTGGTTGCTCGGTATCACCACCGTCTGTGATGTCTTCAGAAGACGTGTCTTCGTTGCCGTCAGTGCCATCTTCGGCTGAAGTTTCGGCCACATCTGAAACCACCCCAGCATCGGCATCAAGCGTACCGGTTTCTTCTGACACCTCTGAAGCCGTATCGATTGTGGTCGGGTCATTCCTTCCGTCGGTGCTGACAACATCAGTGTCGTAGGTTGTGTTGTCGTCTGGGTCAACGGTGCAACTGAGCAACAGGACCATTGCGATTGCGTATACTAGGCGGCGGTGTCGCGTTCTGCGCTCCATGGAATACTCCGTCAAATCGCGTTTCCAACTTCCGTTCGGGCCAGACGTCCGGTGATTCTAGCCCGACATCGAGCCCGAGGCCAGAGGTGCAAGCCGTCTTTCTCATGCAGGGCAAAGCTCCACTGGTTTTCACCGAACCTCTTCTGAATCACAGTCAATAAGTGAGCCGTTTGTCTCCTCTGGGATGGGCAGAGTCAATGTGAATTCGGTGCCTCCAGACGCCCGATTGTGACATGCGATTTCACCATCGTGCTGTGCGGCGATCTGTCGCGTGAGGGCCAAACCGACACCCGTTCCATGTGGTTTTGTGCTGAAAAATGGGTCGAAGACGCGGTTGACGGCTTCGGGTTCGATACCGCTTCCTTCATCTGAGACGGTAATCGCGAGGTGAGCACCCTCACGTCTTGTCGCGAGACTGATGAGACCGCCATCCGGCATGGCTTCCTGCGCATTTCGGACGAGATTCAGGATGGCCTGTCTCAACTGGCCCGAGTCGGCGTGGATGATCGGAAGGTCATCGGCGAGATCCAGCTGAACCTGAACATTCGCCTGATTGAGCTCATGCCGATGGAATTTGATGAGCTCATCGAGGAGTTGGTTGAGGTCGGTTGGTTCCTTTTGCGGCATAGGGAGTCGAGCGAAGTGTAAGTACTCGTCCGTGATGCTCGTCAAACGATCAATTTCGCCTGTGATCGCTCGGCATATCGAGCTGGCCTCGGTGAAATCTGCTTGGGGTTTGCGCAGCTCATCTTCCAACAGCTCGACATTGAGTCCGAGGCTGCTCAGGGGATTTCGAATCTCGTGGGTAATCTGACTGGTGAGTCGGCCGATGGCTGCCAAACGTTCGGCTTGAACGGCGGATTCGTAGGCGCGTTCGAGTGCGAGACCGCCTTCTCGCAACTTGCGGTCTCGCTCCTTCAATGCCCAAACCATTGCATTGAATTCCTGGGCCAATTCTCCGATCTCGTTGTGCGCACGCACGTCCACTGTTTCGTACGATCCTTCGGTCAGCTTTCTGACTCCTGCGGTCAACCGAGTCAAAGGCCGCAGTGTCCGAGCTGACCAGAACATGACGAACAAGGCGACCACCATCGCGCCAAGCGTGCTCACAGCGACCGTCACGAGGTTGCGCCGTTCCTGTTGTGTCGCCCAGTTCACCGCATCAACGACCACTCGACCCGTCAGCCGTGCAATCGATGCAAGCCTGCCCTGCATCTGGACCAGATTGTCTGAGATTTGGCGGCGAACCTCATCAGCTACGTCGTTCTCTCCGTCCTCGAGCGCACGTATGAGCGATTCGCTCTGGCGAATGAGCTCCTCGCTTCGATCATCCAGTTCCTCCAATATCGACGGGAGCCGTTCGAATCTCCCTTCCTCACTCAAAGCTTGGAGGTTTCTCGCCATCAACACATCGATGGTTTGGGCCGAGCTCGCCAAACGTTCATTGATCCGCCGCGGAAAAGGGAAAAGGGTCTGACTCGCTTGAATTGCTCGACGCAAAACGACCGGATCGGGCTCGCTCAGCAGGAGCGAATAGCTTCGTAGGTCGCCCTCTATCTCGGATAGGGTCAATCTCAGTGGCAGAAGCCCTCGGTTGATGACCCGAACCTCTTCATACAGCCTGGCGAGTCTCACTGAGTTGTAGATCAGTACGAAAGAGAACGCGCCCATGATCAACGCAAAACCGAGGAAGATCTTCGTTGGAATGGAGAGGCGGAATTTCAGCCGACGTTTCTCCACTCGCTGACCTCATCGGCGTTGGTGTCGTTGAAGCCGGCGAAGAGCTGCCTCAGCTTCCTCTTGTATTCGGGCATCCGGATCTTCGGTGGCCTCATCGACCAAATCGACGATATCGGAGGGCTCCAATTCGATCAGGGCTTCAAGTGCACGAAGACGGACCAGGGGGTCTCCATCGGAAAGCGCAAATCTGAGCTCAAAAAGTACTTCGGACCCGTACCCCAATTCGTTGAGTGCGACCGCGCAGTGGTTGCGCAGCT
Protein-coding sequences here:
- a CDS encoding HAMP domain-containing protein; this translates as MEKRRLKFRLSIPTKIFLGFALIMGAFSFVLIYNSVRLARLYEEVRVINRGLLPLRLTLSEIEGDLRSYSLLLSEPDPVVLRRAIQASQTLFPFPRRINERLASSAQTIDVLMARNLQALSEEGRFERLPSILEELDDRSEELIRQSESLIRALEDGENDVADEVRRQISDNLVQMQGRLASIARLTGRVVVDAVNWATQQERRNLVTVAVSTLGAMVVALFVMFWSARTLRPLTRLTAGVRKLTEGSYETVDVRAHNEIGELAQEFNAMVWALKERDRKLREGGLALERAYESAVQAERLAAIGRLTSQITHEIRNPLSSLGLNVELLEDELRKPQADFTEASSICRAITGEIDRLTSITDEYLHFARLPMPQKEPTDLNQLLDELIKFHRHELNQANVQVQLDLADDLPIIHADSGQLRQAILNLVRNAQEAMPDGGLISLATRREGAHLAITVSDEGSGIEPEAVNRVFDPFFSTKPHGTGVGLALTRQIAAQHDGEIACHNRASGGTEFTLTLPIPEETNGSLIDCDSEEVR